DNA from Leptolyngbya iicbica LK:
GGCGATCGCGACGCTCATCCACTAAATTTAGCGGGATAAATCGCACCGGATAGGGACCGCGATCGCGTAAATCTGGCAGGGCCGCATAGTCGGTCGGATTATTCTCAGCGTCGAGGCTGGATTGATTGACCACCGATGCTGTAAATGAATCGGTCTCCGCGATCGCCCGTCGGAGCTGACGATTCACCGCCAAGACCCGCAACAGATCCACCGTGATCGTCTCCGTCGGAAAGAGCCGCAGCAAATCGATCACAGAGCCGCCTTCGGGTGCTTGCATCGCCTGACTCAGGGCCGATCTGAGGGCCGTTTGCCCGTTGAGCCCACTCCCCGTGCGCACTGTTAAGCCCGTCGATTGCAACAGTCGAGTCCCCATCGGGGAATACAGCTTTTGAGAAAAGGCAACGGGATCCTCAGCTCTGGGGGTAGCCAGAGCCGCCTGAAACGTCGCCAGAGTTTCGTCGTCTAGCGATTGAAAAAACGGTGCCAGGTGTTCATCCACTGTGCCGTCGTTCGCAAAGGTTACCAGCGAAGACACCGGCACCGTCCGGCTCAGAAACCCAAATTGCAGCTTGACTCGCTCTGCGCTGAAGCCAGGCGTCGCTGGCACAACACTAATGGTTGCGGCAGCCACAATTCTCGCCAGCCACGACCACAGACGATAACGCGATCGGGCACCGGGAGCTGATGTGTTCATATCAGTTTCCTATGTTTGACAGCTACATTACTGATGCCACTCAGCCATCATCAAGACCATCAAACGGGCTCTAAAGTCAAAAACACCTCCCTATCCTCTCATAGATAAATGGCTAGTGAATTTTCGCGCATCGCCAGATTCTCTATCCCATTCGCTAGTGACATTCCTTAACAGACGCCTGCTGCGCCGCTGATCGAGTCATCCCGTGAGTTACCCTTCATCACGCCCTTCGCCATCCCGCCACCACTCCACGAGGCAGATATTATCTGGTCTGCCGGGCCTAAAGGTTTGGGCTGCAGTCAAGTATCCTGTCCTCGCATTGTGCGGCCTGGCCCTACTCATCCTGGTTAATTTAGTCAGTTTGCCTGCCGATGCCGTCGTCCAACTGCCCCCGCTAGTCCCACCCAGCAACCACACCTTACCCGCTGGGGTCGAGCAACAGGGCACCCTGGAAACCGCACCCGTCAAACTAGATGGCAAAACGCTATTTAGGATTGCCGCGCCAGCAGTGACTAACCGCAGCGACCTGGGCACTCAGGTGCCAGTAGAGGTCCGAGCCAGCCAAGTTGAAGGCAACCTCCAACGACTCTTACCTGACACGTGGTCTCATGAAACCGCAATTCAGCCAGCTAACCTCAATGTTGTCGTCGAGACTGTGAATGGCTTTCCCGTCTTGTTTGCCGAAGGAGCGTCCTTTGCTCAGCCGCGGGTAATTCTGACCGTCACCGATGCCGACGCTCAATACTACGGCATCAGTCAAGCTGAGTTAGCCAGCCAATGGCAGGATGAACTGGAGCAAAATCTGCGTCAGGCATTGGAAATTCGTCAACCAGAAGCCCTGAGACAGACCCTGAGAACCTTTTTCAAGGTATTGATCGCGACTATTTCAACGTCTCTGTTGCTGGGCATTACCTGGATGGTCCTCGGTCGTCGAGAAAAAGCCCTACGCCAGCAGCGTCACTGGCAGTCATCATGGTTGCAAACGCAGCCAGCTAGCACAGAAATTCTTGAAGCAGATCAAGCCACACCATCCCCCACTCAGGGACTGATCTACTTTCTCAGCCTGCAGCGGCGGCTGCAATTCGTGCGCTTTTTGCGATGGCTAAACTTTTGGGTTGTGGCGTTTACTTGGGCCATTGGGTCAGCTTATGTCTTCAGATTGTTTCCGCAAACCCGGCAACTTGCTCGCAAGTTAGTGATCGCCCCCTTAGTGCTGTTGATTGCTTGGTTTGTCATCGGGCTAATCAATCGGTTGATCGATTTCACTGTCGATAAATTTATCCAGCAGTTGGCCGAAAGCCAGACTCTAACTCAGGCCAATCTGCAACGCATCAACACCATCACGAAAGTGATCAAAGGGGTCAAAGCAGTTCTGGTGTATGCCATCGGCGTACTGCTGGTATTGCAGTGGTTAGAACTCGTGCCTGGTTCAGTATTGGCGCTAGGAACCGTATTAGCGCTGGTCATTTCCTTTGCCGCCCAAAACCTGATTCGTGACTTGGTAAATGGATTCATGATTCTGCTC
Protein-coding regions in this window:
- a CDS encoding mechanosensitive ion channel family protein, translated to MPADAVVQLPPLVPPSNHTLPAGVEQQGTLETAPVKLDGKTLFRIAAPAVTNRSDLGTQVPVEVRASQVEGNLQRLLPDTWSHETAIQPANLNVVVETVNGFPVLFAEGASFAQPRVILTVTDADAQYYGISQAELASQWQDELEQNLRQALEIRQPEALRQTLRTFFKVLIATISTSLLLGITWMVLGRREKALRQQRHWQSSWLQTQPASTEILEADQATPSPTQGLIYFLSLQRRLQFVRFLRWLNFWVVAFTWAIGSAYVFRLFPQTRQLARKLVIAPLVLLIAWFVIGLINRLIDFTVDKFIQQLAESQTLTQANLQRINTITKVIKGVKAVLVYAIGVLLVLQWLELVPGSVLALGTVLALVISFAAQNLIRDLVNGFMILLEDQYRIGDVVKIGEKSGLVETFNLRITQLRNPDGNLITLPNSSIVEVENFSRDWSRSDFRVEVAYDTDVDLALAIVRNTAETMAQDPDWQAHILDTSEFLGVEHLSHQGMVIRIWVKTVPIQQWVVAMELRRRLKKAFDLQGIRIGIPQQLWIQDN